A genomic window from Shewanella vesiculosa includes:
- a CDS encoding methyl-accepting chemotaxis protein encodes MQLINLKIKHRIALLTFVAIVSFVISIIINNQTGKNNEQRLNGLQNQLYPALNLATINQGLILQLDQTIQSAITTGEEDALDVANNMVLQISANLRQLIDLLPDEAAVAQKMNRDMNIYYDNASSLAAEFIKDDVDFSKIQLQAAENAKRYQTLVKQFAEKKSLLAEQFQQSIQTTITSSKNAENSVLLIGVIATALMIIMGLLVNRSIINTIDNVTQSLRNISQGEGDLRARIHYAGKDEIAQLVYWFNQFVSKLQSSIADTKNTTENLTEVAATLLSGSQYSELNVKQQNEAIEQISQAMKEMFVSVTHIAEYASSAALEAEDANTEAKQGLVIVNDAVSTINTLADEVQQTAVVVNQLDAFTHNVNDILDTIRSIADQTNLLALNAAIEAARAGEHGRGFAVVADEVRTLASRTQTSTQEIQQVLQELRSTSKQAVDAMDRGIHTAAKGVQSTSLAGEALQRITGKVSAISEVNDQIATATEEQHTTSVLIQQYITEMETGSQKVRVTTADMGGISVDIQNISERLQSITNQFKV; translated from the coding sequence ATGCAACTCATTAATTTAAAAATCAAACATAGAATTGCCCTACTCACCTTTGTCGCTATCGTGTCGTTTGTCATTTCGATTATCATCAATAATCAAACAGGTAAGAATAATGAACAACGCTTAAATGGGCTCCAAAATCAACTTTATCCAGCCTTAAATCTTGCAACGATCAACCAAGGCTTAATATTACAATTGGATCAAACAATCCAATCAGCAATTACTACAGGTGAAGAAGATGCGTTAGATGTGGCCAATAACATGGTATTGCAAATCTCAGCTAATTTACGCCAACTTATCGATCTACTGCCAGACGAGGCAGCTGTGGCGCAAAAAATGAACCGCGATATGAACATCTACTATGATAACGCTAGCAGTTTAGCCGCTGAGTTTATTAAAGATGATGTTGATTTTAGCAAAATACAGCTGCAAGCTGCTGAAAATGCAAAGCGATACCAAACATTGGTCAAGCAATTTGCTGAAAAAAAATCACTTTTGGCAGAACAATTTCAACAAAGTATTCAAACGACGATTACCAGTTCAAAAAATGCGGAAAATAGTGTTCTGCTTATTGGCGTGATTGCTACTGCACTGATGATCATTATGGGATTACTGGTTAATCGCTCAATCATTAATACCATAGACAATGTCACTCAATCTTTGCGAAATATTTCACAAGGTGAAGGCGATCTTCGCGCACGGATCCACTATGCGGGCAAAGACGAAATAGCACAGCTTGTTTACTGGTTTAACCAATTTGTCTCTAAACTTCAATCGTCTATTGCCGATACAAAGAACACCACAGAAAACTTAACTGAAGTAGCTGCAACCTTACTCAGCGGCAGTCAATACAGTGAGCTCAACGTAAAGCAGCAAAATGAGGCTATTGAGCAGATATCACAAGCGATGAAAGAGATGTTTGTTAGTGTGACTCACATTGCCGAGTATGCATCCAGTGCAGCATTAGAGGCTGAAGATGCCAACACAGAGGCAAAACAAGGCCTTGTGATAGTTAATGATGCCGTTTCTACCATTAACACCTTGGCTGACGAAGTGCAGCAAACAGCCGTCGTGGTAAATCAACTCGACGCATTTACCCATAATGTTAATGACATATTAGACACAATCCGCAGTATTGCAGATCAAACTAATTTACTGGCTCTCAACGCTGCAATTGAAGCCGCTCGTGCGGGGGAACATGGCCGTGGTTTTGCAGTAGTAGCTGATGAAGTCAGAACATTGGCTTCTAGAACACAAACGTCGACCCAAGAGATCCAGCAAGTATTACAAGAATTACGTTCTACTTCTAAACAAGCGGTTGACGCTATGGATCGCGGTATTCACACAGCGGCCAAAGGGGTGCAATCAACCTCTTTAGCCGGTGAAGCATTACAACGTATCACAGGTAAAGTCAGTGCAATCTCTGAAGTTAATGATCAAATTGCTACTGCGACAGAAGAACAACACACCACTTCGGTGTTAATCCAGCAATATATAACTGAAATGGAAACCGGTTCGCAAAAAGTAAGAGTAACGACTGCTGATATGGGAGGTATCAGTGTTGATATTCAAAATATTAGCGAAAGACTGCAATCAATTACCAATCAATTTAAGGTTTGA
- a CDS encoding phosphate ABC transporter substrate-binding protein: protein MNKLLTILALSLTAVTSANAAVVVIGNPAAADISINDVKKAFLGKGDSSVVVYELEEGNPVRSEFHQAVTGKSDAQLKAFWSKQVFTGKGTPPPAVSGAGAMKSAIASNPNAIGYIDEADVDATVKIILKP from the coding sequence ATGAACAAGTTACTGACTATTTTAGCGCTAAGTTTAACAGCCGTTACCTCAGCTAATGCAGCGGTTGTTGTCATTGGCAATCCTGCTGCTGCAGATATTTCAATTAATGATGTTAAAAAAGCGTTTTTGGGTAAAGGGGATTCTTCTGTCGTCGTTTACGAATTAGAAGAAGGCAATCCTGTACGCAGTGAGTTTCATCAAGCAGTAACCGGTAAGTCAGATGCACAGCTCAAAGCATTTTGGTCTAAGCAAGTCTTTACCGGTAAAGGTACGCCACCACCAGCGGTTTCTGGTGCGGGTGCAATGAAATCTGCGATTGCAAGCAATCCAAATGCCATTGGCTACATTGATGAAGCTGATGTTGATGCCACAGTAAAAATCATACTGAAGCCATAG
- a CDS encoding bifunctional 2',3'-cyclic-nucleotide 2'-phosphodiesterase/3'-nucleotidase, with protein MLNKKLLAVVIAGALGLGGCNSNNDDQTSTVAADINLRVMETTDLHTNMMDYNYYSGKEDKTIGLVRTASLINAARAEVTNSVLVDNGDLLQGSPMGDYIANRFKTDSNTLTETHPVYKAMNTLDYEVGNIGNHEFNYGLSFLEQSISGANFPYINSNVICADKDGCWDNVLFNENMFTPYIIKDKVVLDVDGNEHTIKIGYIGFVPPQVLQWDKANLEGKVEVLGIVQAANKFIPQMKAEGADIILAIPHSGIGSSENPGDPWAENATYALTNVAGIDAIFFGHSHSVFPAASYSDLPNTDVEKGLLNGIPAVMPGRWGDNLGVVDLVVRQVEGKWTVIHEESTAKARPIYDNANKIALVEGEASLRDAIEIEHQGTIEYVSQPIGVAAANMYSFLTLVQDDPTVQIVSDAQIARVKTLITDDLKDLPILSASAPFKAGGRYAEGDASQYVQVDEGNLSYKNAADLYLYPNTMVAVKATGAELKDWLECSANQFNQIDPTVSAPQNLINRAGHPTYNFDVIDGLTYKIDVTQPSKFDRDCKVVNPDANRIVDLAYTDADSKVITGDDLAAMSFVVASNNYRAFGGAFAGTGSDHVVLELPDTNRDALSAYITEQSKPNATGGYDAKVDPSADYNWDFKTIDNATVALDIRFETQDSDVADKFVADNQQRKMVKLPKTADVVSGFAIYSIDLTTPVAAK; from the coding sequence ATGTTAAATAAAAAACTACTTGCTGTAGTTATCGCGGGTGCACTAGGACTAGGCGGTTGCAACTCAAATAACGACGACCAAACAAGTACTGTTGCTGCAGATATTAATTTACGAGTGATGGAAACAACTGATCTTCATACTAATATGATGGATTATAACTACTACTCAGGTAAAGAAGACAAGACTATTGGTCTTGTACGTACTGCCAGTTTGATCAATGCCGCTCGCGCTGAAGTAACGAACTCAGTGTTAGTCGACAATGGCGATTTATTACAAGGTAGTCCGATGGGAGACTATATTGCCAATAGATTTAAAACTGACAGTAACACGCTTACCGAGACCCATCCCGTCTACAAAGCAATGAATACTTTAGACTATGAAGTCGGCAATATTGGTAACCACGAATTTAACTACGGTTTATCGTTTCTTGAGCAATCTATATCCGGTGCAAACTTCCCTTATATTAACTCAAATGTCATTTGTGCTGATAAAGACGGCTGCTGGGATAATGTATTATTTAATGAGAATATGTTCACACCGTATATTATTAAAGACAAAGTGGTCCTTGATGTCGACGGTAATGAGCACACCATAAAAATAGGCTATATCGGTTTTGTACCACCACAGGTTTTACAATGGGATAAAGCTAACTTAGAAGGTAAAGTTGAAGTATTAGGCATAGTTCAAGCGGCTAATAAATTTATTCCGCAAATGAAAGCTGAAGGTGCTGACATTATTTTAGCCATTCCGCATTCAGGAATTGGATCAAGTGAAAACCCTGGTGATCCATGGGCTGAAAACGCAACTTATGCACTCACCAATGTTGCTGGCATCGATGCTATCTTCTTTGGTCACAGCCACTCGGTGTTCCCTGCTGCAAGCTACAGTGATTTACCTAATACCGACGTAGAAAAAGGTTTATTAAATGGTATCCCTGCAGTGATGCCTGGTCGTTGGGGAGATAACTTAGGCGTTGTTGACTTAGTGGTGCGTCAAGTTGAAGGTAAATGGACCGTAATCCATGAAGAATCAACGGCTAAAGCACGCCCTATTTACGACAATGCCAATAAAATTGCCTTAGTTGAAGGTGAAGCAAGCTTACGTGATGCGATTGAAATTGAACACCAAGGTACGATTGAATACGTCAGCCAACCTATCGGTGTTGCTGCCGCCAATATGTACAGTTTCTTAACACTGGTGCAAGATGATCCAACTGTGCAAATTGTTTCAGATGCCCAAATTGCCCGCGTTAAAACATTAATTACCGATGATCTAAAAGATTTACCTATTTTGTCTGCTTCTGCACCATTTAAAGCCGGTGGACGCTATGCTGAAGGTGATGCTAGCCAGTATGTGCAGGTTGATGAAGGTAATTTATCTTATAAAAATGCCGCTGACTTATATCTGTACCCAAATACCATGGTAGCAGTTAAAGCGACTGGGGCTGAGTTAAAAGACTGGTTGGAATGCTCTGCAAATCAGTTTAATCAAATTGATCCAACCGTGAGTGCTCCTCAAAACTTGATTAACCGCGCCGGCCACCCAACCTATAACTTTGACGTAATTGATGGTTTAACTTACAAAATTGATGTGACCCAACCGAGTAAGTTTGATCGGGATTGCAAAGTCGTTAACCCAGATGCAAATCGAATTGTTGACTTGGCTTATACAGATGCAGACTCAAAGGTTATCACCGGTGATGATTTGGCTGCTATGTCATTTGTTGTAGCATCAAATAACTACCGTGCATTTGGTGGGGCATTTGCAGGTACTGGTTCTGATCATGTAGTACTTGAGCTACCTGATACCAACCGTGATGCATTGTCTGCTTATATTACTGAGCAATCAAAGCCTAATGCTACTGGCGGATATGATGCTAAGGTTGATCCATCAGCTGATTACAACTGGGACTTTAAAACCATAGATAATGCCACCGTGGCATTAGACATTCGTTTTGAAACTCAAGACAGCGATGTTGCCGACAAGTTCGTTGCTGATAACCAACAACGTAAAATGGTCAAGTTACCTAAAACAGCTGATGTAGTGTCAGGATTTGCTATATACAGCATAGACCTAACAACGCCGGTTGCTGCTAAGTAA